Proteins from a single region of Flavobacterium sp. YJ01:
- a CDS encoding PD-(D/E)XK nuclease family protein has protein sequence MINDSFLQKLAGVVIQDYADKLSEITIILPNKRAKVFLIEALKKEINKTIIAPEITSIEDFVQDVASIRSIDSIELLFEFYEVYLSITEKKNQQSFELFANWAKTLLQDFNEIDRYLLDPSHVLSYLKDIEDIKKWGLEVDQKTKLLENYIDFWKLLPLYYDSFYNHLLFKSIGYQGLIYREAVNNLNHFSNTIGNRIFVFAGFNALNAAEEKIVQHLLALDQAKIYWDADRAFLNDPYHDAGLFLRRFKESWKYYKTNVFDWIVDDFSQSKNIQIIGTPKTIGQAKLAGSIIENLIDQNPNASLDKVAVVLGEENLLVPVLYSLPSSVGALNITMGYSGKNNPSQIFVAKLFKMHTNALSRKGTNYVFYYKDVLDILTHPLVEPYAHAEKLVKIIKENNYTFITHQKILELHPDYSSFFNLLFEKWESGSVAVLKNISSLLILIKQHFNNDNEEEKIAKAFVYGVFKVINKLINYYSKHNHIDNIDTLHAIYKQIIDLAEVSFEGEPLRGLQIMGVLESRVLDFETVIITSMNEGKFPAGKSQNSFIPYDVKKELGLPTFKEKDAIYTYHFYHLLQRAKNIYLIYNTENDGLDAGERSRFVTQLEVEKKSNHNISFDIYNPMLPNTANEPISVEKSEAVMERLKEIAEVGFSPSALTSYIRNPIEFYFQKILRIREVEEVEENIALNTLGTIIHETLKALYEPFIGKFISENDILNCFKLLDDEVLKQFKLVYKEGEIKKGRNLLAFEVAKRNISNFLRMELESIKNDEAIKIIALEQTFQREFVHPKLPFPILIKGNVDRIEQRDGKIRIIDYKTGKVEKSNVVLKTWNGLTQELKNDKIIQVLAYAFMFEKEAGNYPIEVGIISFKNLKSGFLPFGFKPEKDLDSIVTSEILASYLEEIANLLSEIFDVNMPFEEKM, from the coding sequence ATGATAAATGATTCTTTTCTTCAAAAACTAGCTGGTGTTGTAATTCAGGATTATGCAGATAAGCTTTCTGAAATAACCATAATTCTTCCGAATAAAAGAGCGAAAGTTTTTTTGATTGAAGCGCTTAAAAAAGAGATTAATAAAACTATTATTGCTCCAGAAATTACAAGTATTGAAGATTTCGTACAAGATGTTGCGTCAATTCGATCTATTGATTCGATTGAATTGCTGTTTGAATTTTATGAAGTTTATTTATCAATTACAGAAAAAAAGAATCAGCAATCTTTTGAGTTATTTGCAAATTGGGCAAAAACACTTTTGCAGGATTTTAACGAAATTGATCGCTATCTTTTAGATCCTTCTCACGTATTGTCTTATCTTAAAGATATTGAGGATATAAAAAAATGGGGCTTAGAAGTAGATCAGAAAACCAAACTTCTAGAAAATTATATTGATTTTTGGAAATTACTTCCTCTTTATTACGATTCGTTTTACAATCATTTATTGTTTAAATCGATAGGTTACCAAGGATTAATTTACAGAGAAGCGGTTAATAATTTAAATCATTTTTCGAATACAATTGGTAATCGAATTTTTGTTTTTGCAGGATTTAATGCCTTAAATGCCGCAGAGGAAAAAATAGTGCAGCATTTATTGGCTTTAGATCAAGCAAAAATTTATTGGGATGCAGATCGCGCATTTTTAAACGATCCTTATCATGATGCAGGACTTTTTTTAAGACGTTTTAAGGAAAGTTGGAAATACTATAAAACAAATGTTTTTGATTGGATTGTAGATGATTTTTCGCAGTCAAAAAACATTCAGATTATCGGAACTCCAAAAACAATCGGACAGGCAAAACTGGCGGGAAGTATTATTGAAAATTTAATTGATCAAAACCCCAATGCATCTTTAGATAAAGTCGCGGTTGTGCTTGGTGAAGAGAATTTATTGGTTCCGGTTTTATATTCATTACCTTCTTCTGTTGGAGCTTTAAATATTACAATGGGATATTCAGGAAAGAATAATCCATCGCAGATTTTTGTTGCTAAATTGTTTAAAATGCATACTAATGCGCTTTCGCGAAAGGGTACGAATTATGTTTTTTATTACAAAGATGTGCTTGATATTTTAACGCATCCATTGGTTGAGCCGTATGCTCATGCTGAAAAATTAGTGAAAATTATTAAAGAGAATAATTACACTTTTATTACTCACCAGAAAATTCTAGAACTTCATCCGGATTATTCTTCATTTTTTAATTTATTGTTTGAAAAATGGGAGAGTGGCTCTGTTGCTGTTTTGAAGAATATTTCTTCTCTATTAATTCTGATTAAGCAACATTTCAATAATGATAACGAAGAAGAAAAAATAGCAAAAGCATTTGTTTATGGCGTTTTTAAAGTGATTAATAAGCTTATAAATTATTATTCGAAACATAATCATATTGATAATATTGATACGCTTCATGCTATTTACAAGCAGATTATTGATTTGGCGGAAGTTTCTTTCGAAGGAGAGCCATTGCGAGGTTTGCAGATTATGGGAGTTTTAGAAAGTCGAGTTCTTGATTTTGAAACGGTTATTATAACTTCTATGAATGAAGGTAAGTTTCCTGCTGGTAAATCGCAAAATTCTTTTATTCCGTATGATGTGAAGAAAGAATTAGGGCTTCCGACTTTTAAAGAAAAAGATGCAATTTATACCTATCATTTTTATCATTTACTGCAAAGGGCAAAAAATATTTATTTGATTTATAACACAGAAAATGATGGATTAGATGCTGGTGAGAGGAGCCGTTTTGTAACACAATTGGAAGTAGAGAAAAAATCGAATCATAATATTAGTTTTGATATTTACAATCCAATGCTGCCAAATACAGCTAATGAACCTATTTCTGTAGAGAAATCTGAAGCGGTAATGGAACGTTTAAAGGAAATTGCCGAAGTTGGTTTTTCTCCTTCTGCTTTGACTTCTTACATTAGAAATCCGATTGAGTTTTATTTTCAAAAAATATTAAGAATTCGCGAAGTTGAGGAAGTGGAAGAAAATATCGCTTTAAATACTTTAGGAACTATTATTCATGAAACTTTAAAGGCTTTGTACGAACCGTTCATCGGTAAATTTATTTCCGAAAATGATATTCTGAATTGTTTTAAACTCTTAGATGATGAAGTGTTGAAGCAATTTAAATTGGTTTACAAAGAAGGTGAAATCAAGAAAGGAAGAAATCTTTTGGCTTTTGAAGTTGCAAAACGGAATATCTCGAATTTTTTAAGAATGGAGCTCGAGTCGATAAAAAATGATGAAGCGATTAAAATTATTGCTTTAGAGCAAACGTTTCAGAGAGAATTTGTTCATCCTAAATTGCCTTTTCCAATTTTAATTAAAGGAAATGTCGACCGTATAGAGCAGCGCGACGGTAAAATAAGAATTATCGATTATAAGACAGGAAAAGTGGAGAAATCGAATGTTGTATTGAAAACATGGAATGGTTTGACACAAGAGCTTAAAAATGATAAAATTATTCAGGTTTTAGCGTATGCTTTTATGTTTGAAAAAGAAGCTGGCAATTATCCGATCGAAGTTGGAATTATTTCTTTTAAAAATTTAAAATCAGGTTTTTTACCTTTTGGTTTTAAGCCAGAAAAAGATTTAGATAGTATTGTAACATCAGAAATATTGGCTTCTTATTTGGAGGAAATTGCTAATTTGTTAAGCGAAATCTTTGATGTTAATATGCCTTTTGAGGAAAAAATGTAA
- a CDS encoding ATP-binding cassette domain-containing protein: MNKHILEIGGIQKSFSNKLLLSDIYLKIQTGEIIGLLGRNGSGKSTLLKIIFGIIPASGKSIFIDRISKNNSSVLNQISYLCQNQFIPNHFSIFKTISLSIDKQNVALFCEDDFLKPLLNQKIRDLSFGELRYLEVKLILFSNSKFALLDEPFSGLSPKMIEIVVELIKENALQKGIFITDHNYRNVMDIATDLLLLKDGKLHKINEKAELFQKEYLISPAIF, translated from the coding sequence TTGAATAAACATATTTTAGAAATAGGTGGTATTCAGAAAAGCTTCAGTAATAAATTGTTGCTTTCAGATATTTATCTGAAAATTCAAACTGGGGAAATAATTGGTTTGCTTGGACGAAATGGTTCTGGGAAATCTACATTGCTGAAAATTATCTTTGGAATTATTCCCGCTTCAGGTAAAAGTATTTTTATTGATAGAATTTCGAAGAATAATTCATCTGTATTAAATCAAATTAGTTATCTGTGTCAAAATCAATTTATTCCAAATCATTTTTCGATTTTTAAAACAATATCATTATCAATCGATAAACAAAATGTGGCTCTTTTTTGTGAAGATGATTTTTTGAAACCGCTTTTAAATCAAAAAATTAGAGACTTATCTTTTGGAGAATTACGTTATTTGGAGGTCAAATTAATACTCTTTAGTAATTCAAAATTTGCGCTTCTCGATGAACCTTTTAGTGGTTTATCTCCAAAAATGATAGAAATAGTGGTTGAATTAATTAAAGAAAATGCACTACAGAAAGGAATTTTTATTACCGATCATAACTATAGAAATGTAATGGATATTGCAACAGATTTGTTATTGTTAAAAGATGGAAAGTTGCATAAAATCAATGAAAAAGCCGAACTTTTTCAAAAAGAATATTTGATAAGTCCGGCAATTTTTTGA
- a CDS encoding alpha/beta hydrolase — MSQILYKNTKISYSDNGKGNTIVLLHGFLENKKMWTEYVELFSKKYRVITIDLLGHGESDSLGYVHEMEENANAVNEVLEFLKIEKAIILGHSMGGYVGLAFAELYPKKIEKLVLQNSTSKEDSEEKKTNRTRAIKAVKQNYISFVSLAIANLFSENNRTRLAEEIEKVKTEALKTPLQGIVASLEGMKIRKDREWLLQENRFPVLLILGKKDPVLNYEESLAQIEDTTAELVSFEDGHMSHIENKEELKNILLDFFE, encoded by the coding sequence TTGAGTCAAATATTATACAAAAACACAAAAATATCCTATTCTGATAACGGAAAAGGAAATACGATAGTTTTACTTCACGGCTTTTTAGAAAACAAAAAAATGTGGACGGAGTATGTAGAACTTTTTTCGAAAAAATATCGCGTTATTACCATTGATTTATTAGGTCATGGCGAATCCGATTCTTTAGGTTACGTTCATGAAATGGAAGAAAATGCCAATGCCGTTAATGAAGTTTTGGAATTTCTAAAAATCGAAAAAGCAATAATTTTAGGACATTCAATGGGCGGTTATGTCGGTTTGGCTTTCGCCGAATTATATCCAAAAAAAATCGAAAAATTAGTTTTACAGAATTCAACTTCTAAAGAAGACAGCGAGGAAAAAAAGACAAACAGAACACGCGCCATTAAAGCCGTAAAACAAAATTATATCAGTTTTGTGAGTTTAGCCATTGCAAATTTATTTAGCGAAAATAACAGAACTAGATTAGCAGAAGAAATTGAAAAGGTAAAAACAGAAGCCTTAAAAACACCGTTACAAGGAATTGTAGCTTCTTTGGAAGGAATGAAAATACGAAAAGACAGAGAATGGCTTTTGCAAGAAAACAGATTTCCGGTCTTATTGATTTTAGGCAAAAAAGATCCTGTTTTAAATTATGAAGAAAGTCTTGCACAAATTGAAGACACAACTGCCGAACTTGTTTCGTTTGAAGATGGACACATGAGCCACATCGAAAATAAAGAAGAACTGAAAAACATTTTACTGGATTTCTTCGAATAA
- a CDS encoding sigma-70 family RNA polymerase sigma factor, with translation MLNHKDFKIFEALYKEHFVFFSLVSFNIVKDKDVAKDIVQDFFTYLWEKEEALNVTSTFKAYGTKAIKNLSLQYLEKNKTISLQHNKIAVPKSEEQITFEGTEENKKPKIQTLIEKIPQARREIFMLHVVEGLSYQEIAEDNNISINTVKTQMKRAYASLRESQNISQLKFILYFIWLIK, from the coding sequence ATGTTAAATCATAAAGATTTTAAAATATTTGAAGCTTTATACAAAGAGCATTTTGTCTTTTTCTCTCTAGTGTCTTTTAATATCGTTAAAGACAAAGATGTAGCAAAAGACATTGTGCAAGATTTTTTTACTTATTTATGGGAAAAAGAGGAAGCCTTAAACGTAACCAGCACATTTAAAGCTTATGGCACAAAAGCAATAAAAAACTTAAGTCTGCAATATTTAGAAAAAAACAAAACAATAAGCCTGCAGCATAACAAAATAGCGGTTCCTAAATCAGAAGAACAAATTACTTTTGAGGGTACAGAAGAAAATAAGAAACCGAAAATTCAAACCTTAATAGAAAAAATTCCTCAAGCTAGAAGAGAAATTTTCATGCTTCATGTTGTTGAAGGTCTCAGTTATCAAGAAATTGCAGAAGACAATAATATCTCAATAAATACTGTAAAAACACAAATGAAAAGAGCTTATGCCTCTTTAAGAGAATCCCAAAATATCTCTCAGTTAAAATTCATTCTGTATTTCATATGGCTAATAAAATAG
- a CDS encoding FecR family protein has protein sequence MTPNFKLINVLRKITSDGHLDASKMASLSPEEKELIENLQSNGMLEEALLYAESIDVDESWEELKEELNINKKTVVINWKKMLQYAAIVVCLLGLVYVFQYKNVKQDKTEIPSDAIQLVLENGDIQVLNPNGEQQIIKKNGEVVASQKENEINYRSVNSANKLVYNEIQIPYGKTFKVMLSDGTSVNLNAGSSLKYPVQFIKGHNREVVLEGEAFFDVAKDKIHPFIVKTRGVNVQVLGTKFNVSSYKEDLDINTVLVEGSVSLSGLENADKKAMLTPGEKGSWNSKNTEIKIDKVDTRFYTEWINGEIVFRKTAFRDIIIKLERTYDVTIENNRTDILDKKFNASFNKNIESIEKVLETMSKIQSFTYTKQGKLIKIN, from the coding sequence ATGACTCCAAATTTTAAATTGATTAACGTTCTGAGGAAAATAACCTCTGATGGACACTTAGATGCTTCGAAAATGGCATCGCTTTCTCCTGAAGAGAAGGAATTAATAGAAAACCTTCAAAGTAATGGTATGCTAGAAGAAGCATTATTGTATGCAGAATCTATAGATGTAGATGAAAGCTGGGAGGAATTAAAAGAAGAATTAAATATTAACAAAAAGACAGTTGTCATTAATTGGAAAAAAATGCTTCAATATGCGGCAATCGTCGTTTGTTTGTTGGGCTTGGTTTATGTTTTTCAATATAAGAATGTAAAACAAGATAAAACTGAAATTCCATCAGATGCAATTCAGTTGGTTTTAGAAAATGGAGATATTCAGGTTTTAAATCCAAATGGAGAACAGCAGATTATCAAAAAAAATGGAGAAGTGGTTGCTTCTCAAAAAGAGAATGAAATTAATTATCGTTCGGTGAATTCCGCGAATAAATTGGTTTATAATGAAATTCAAATTCCTTACGGTAAAACTTTTAAAGTGATGTTGTCTGATGGTACTTCAGTAAATCTAAATGCGGGTTCATCTTTAAAATATCCGGTTCAATTTATTAAAGGACATAATAGAGAAGTTGTTTTAGAAGGAGAGGCTTTTTTTGATGTGGCAAAAGACAAAATACATCCTTTTATTGTAAAAACCAGAGGTGTCAATGTTCAAGTTTTAGGAACCAAATTTAATGTTAGTTCTTATAAAGAAGATTTAGATATCAATACGGTTTTGGTTGAAGGTTCGGTTAGTTTGTCTGGTCTTGAAAATGCCGATAAAAAAGCAATGCTGACTCCAGGCGAAAAAGGATCTTGGAATAGTAAAAATACTGAAATAAAGATTGATAAAGTTGATACTCGTTTTTACACAGAATGGATTAACGGAGAAATTGTTTTTAGAAAAACAGCTTTTAGAGATATCATAATAAAACTGGAACGTACTTACGATGTCACTATAGAAAATAACAGAACCGACATTTTAGATAAAAAATTTAATGCCAGTTTCAACAAGAATATCGAAAGTATAGAAAAGGTATTAGAAACAATGAGTAAAATTCAAAGCTTTACTTATACAAAACAAGGAAAGCTTATAAAAATAAACTAA
- a CDS encoding TonB-dependent receptor yields the protein MKLTTLLLMLSLIKIQASVYSQNTKLTLNIKNAPVEKLFNKVESVSEYRFLFESSIIDLNRKVTINVKKKGITEILEEVFKGTDISYTVNDRQIILVKKKLQVNIQEKNTVQKIIVEQGIEITGVLTDSRNMPIPGANVIEKGTKNGVQTDLDGKFTIRVNGTNSVLVFSFIGFENSEVKVGQSKSLSVILQEQNSALNEVVIVGYGAVKKKDLTGAVATVKSTDIVLSPVLSPMEALQGRVSGLDIQRGSGKAGTSPKVLLRGNRSLTASQNPLYIVDGIPSSIDNLNPNDIESIDVLKDASSTAIYGSSGANGVIIVTTKKAKAGKTQIDFNTYFGLNGFSSFPAPLTGEKWLNYKRDRFFLDNGYEATNLTDLGLNASAVAAIEKGQYVNWIDETLQVGTQQNHNLFMRGGSEKVQGYFSLGYVGEEGIYQNDKVNSFNSRGGVDIKFSDKFKTGFQLILNYRKNSTTNSRINKAYSVYPLGVPFDENGIVNLYPIEGDPNNISILANNYPGAFANESLSYNVQFNPYLEFEFAKNLKLRSNLGTRFSGSRAGTFQNKNSYNLLTEGRTASEATYNNELAYSYIWENILNYNFKLGKDHDFGLTGITSWADSRSEGAYLGGNGIDYDDFQFYNMGAVKNLTTRMNAYSQFNRMSFAGRFNYSFKGKYLFQLTNRWDGVSPLAEGNKWSSFPSASLAWRISDESFMQGTSSWLNNLKLRLGYGVSGSANIDPYSSLTRTSTKTSSLSLGGGTALPMYVPTEHISNPDLTWERSTNTNLGLDVSVLKNRIDLVAEYYWTNTDGILWDRRLPTSSGGYDAKTPYKKTSNIATSQNRGFELSINTKNIDTENFKWNTSFTYTHATEKLTNIDLGNLTVNELISEGLFIGQTPASGGVFYDYKKIGIWQLGQETEAALYGAKPGDIKLQTVPQFDANGVSDNGVHVYSTKDRMIVGNNVPDFFFGFQNTFKYKNFDCTVFVNGRYGGMMRAQVLGYWNKEAQPETYSYWTQDNPTNDFPRPGGSFNTQFQSGLELVDASYIKIKNITLGYTMPEDFLKKTGLNTMRLYVTSYNPFVFSRSHLLKNVDPESGGSDSFPLFKQVVFGLNLSL from the coding sequence ATGAAACTAACCACATTATTACTGATGCTTTCTTTGATCAAAATTCAAGCAAGTGTCTATTCGCAAAATACAAAATTGACCTTAAACATAAAGAATGCACCGGTAGAGAAACTGTTTAACAAAGTGGAGTCTGTTTCAGAATACAGATTTCTTTTCGAAAGCAGTATAATCGACCTAAACAGAAAGGTGACAATTAATGTAAAGAAAAAAGGAATAACTGAAATACTGGAAGAAGTATTTAAAGGAACTGATATTTCTTATACTGTAAATGATCGTCAGATTATTTTGGTAAAGAAAAAACTGCAAGTAAATATTCAGGAAAAAAACACAGTTCAGAAAATAATTGTTGAGCAAGGTATTGAAATTACAGGAGTGCTGACCGACTCTAGAAATATGCCAATACCAGGAGCAAATGTTATAGAAAAAGGAACTAAAAATGGCGTGCAAACCGATTTAGACGGAAAGTTTACAATTCGGGTAAACGGAACAAATAGTGTTTTAGTTTTTTCTTTTATTGGATTTGAGAATTCTGAAGTAAAAGTAGGTCAAAGCAAATCTTTGAGCGTCATTCTGCAAGAGCAAAATTCAGCTTTAAATGAAGTTGTAATTGTAGGTTATGGCGCAGTAAAGAAAAAAGATTTGACAGGTGCTGTAGCAACAGTAAAATCAACTGATATTGTTTTGAGTCCCGTTTTAAGTCCGATGGAAGCACTTCAAGGAAGAGTTTCTGGTTTAGATATTCAACGCGGATCAGGAAAAGCAGGAACGTCTCCAAAAGTTTTATTAAGAGGAAACAGATCTTTGACTGCAAGTCAGAATCCTTTGTATATCGTGGATGGAATTCCTTCGAGTATTGATAATTTGAATCCGAATGACATTGAAAGTATCGATGTTTTAAAAGATGCTTCGTCAACTGCAATATATGGTTCTTCAGGAGCCAACGGAGTTATTATTGTGACCACTAAAAAAGCAAAAGCAGGAAAAACACAAATTGACTTTAACACTTATTTCGGCTTGAATGGTTTTTCTTCTTTTCCTGCTCCGCTTACAGGAGAAAAATGGCTGAATTATAAACGCGACCGATTTTTTCTAGACAATGGATACGAAGCTACAAACTTAACCGATTTAGGACTGAATGCTTCGGCAGTTGCTGCCATCGAAAAAGGACAATATGTAAATTGGATCGATGAAACCTTACAAGTAGGAACGCAGCAGAATCATAATCTTTTTATGAGAGGCGGATCTGAGAAAGTGCAAGGTTATTTTTCTTTAGGATATGTAGGCGAAGAAGGAATTTATCAAAATGATAAAGTAAATAGCTTTAATTCTAGAGGCGGAGTTGATATTAAATTTAGCGATAAATTTAAAACAGGTTTTCAATTGATTTTAAACTATCGTAAAAACAGCACAACAAATAGTAGAATTAATAAAGCGTACAGCGTTTATCCTCTTGGAGTTCCTTTTGATGAAAATGGTATTGTAAATCTTTATCCAATTGAAGGAGATCCAAACAACATTAGTATTTTGGCAAACAATTATCCAGGCGCTTTTGCTAATGAATCTTTAAGTTATAATGTACAATTCAATCCTTATCTGGAGTTTGAATTTGCTAAAAATTTGAAGCTAAGATCTAATTTAGGAACTCGATTTTCAGGAAGTAGAGCAGGAACTTTTCAAAACAAAAATTCATACAATTTACTAACAGAAGGTAGAACGGCAAGCGAAGCTACTTATAATAATGAGTTGGCTTATAGTTATATCTGGGAAAATATTTTGAACTATAATTTTAAACTGGGCAAAGATCATGATTTTGGTTTAACAGGTATTACTTCATGGGCAGACAGCAGATCTGAAGGAGCTTATTTAGGCGGTAACGGTATCGATTACGACGACTTTCAGTTTTATAATATGGGAGCGGTAAAAAATCTAACTACTAGAATGAATGCTTACAGCCAGTTTAACAGAATGTCATTTGCAGGGCGTTTTAATTATAGTTTTAAAGGAAAGTATTTATTTCAATTAACCAATCGTTGGGATGGAGTTTCTCCTTTAGCTGAAGGAAATAAGTGGTCATCTTTCCCATCGGCATCTTTGGCTTGGCGTATAAGCGATGAAAGTTTTATGCAAGGAACGAGTTCATGGTTGAATAACTTGAAACTTAGATTAGGTTATGGTGTTTCTGGATCTGCAAATATCGATCCGTATTCTAGTTTGACTCGTACATCAACCAAAACGAGCAGTCTTTCTCTTGGCGGCGGTACGGCTTTGCCAATGTACGTGCCAACGGAGCATATTTCAAATCCAGATTTAACTTGGGAGCGTTCTACAAATACGAACTTAGGTTTAGATGTTTCTGTTTTGAAAAATAGAATCGATCTTGTGGCCGAATATTATTGGACAAATACTGATGGTATTTTATGGGATCGCCGTCTGCCTACTAGTTCAGGAGGTTATGATGCTAAAACCCCTTATAAAAAGACTTCTAATATTGCCACTTCTCAAAATAGAGGTTTTGAACTTTCTATAAACACTAAAAATATTGATACTGAAAATTTCAAATGGAATACTTCTTTCACCTACACTCACGCTACAGAAAAGCTGACCAATATTGATTTAGGAAACTTAACAGTAAATGAATTAATTTCAGAAGGACTATTTATAGGGCAAACTCCAGCTTCTGGCGGTGTTTTTTATGATTATAAAAAAATAGGAATTTGGCAATTAGGTCAAGAAACCGAAGCAGCTTTGTATGGAGCAAAACCTGGAGATATAAAACTACAAACGGTTCCGCAGTTTGATGCCAACGGTGTATCTGATAATGGAGTGCATGTTTATTCTACAAAAGACAGAATGATTGTAGGAAACAATGTTCCTGATTTTTTCTTTGGTTTCCAGAATACCTTCAAATACAAAAATTTTGATTGTACTGTTTTTGTAAACGGAAGATACGGCGGTATGATGCGTGCTCAGGTTCTTGGTTATTGGAACAAAGAAGCACAGCCAGAAACTTACAGCTATTGGACACAAGATAATCCAACGAACGATTTTCCTAGACCTGGAGGTAGTTTTAATACACAATTTCAGTCGGGATTGGAGCTTGTAGATGCATCTTACATCAAAATCAAGAATATTACTTTGGGGTATACTATGCCAGAAGATTTTCTTAAAAAAACAGGTTTGAATACAATGAGGCTTTACGTTACATCTTATAATCCTTTTGTTTTTAGCCGCAGTCATTTATTGAAAAATGTAGATCCAGAAAGTGGAGGATCGGATTCATTCCCATTATTTAAACAAGTTGTTTTCGGTCTTAATTTATCATTATAA